Proteins from a genomic interval of Yarrowia lipolytica chromosome 1E, complete sequence:
- a CDS encoding uncharacterized protein (Compare to YALI0E32483g, similar to Saccharomyces cerevisiae MSS51 (YLR203C); ancestral locus Anc_7.346, similar to uniprot|P32335 Saccharomyces cerevisiae YLR203C MSS51 protein possibly involved in translational activation of COX1 and COB mRNA singleton), which produces MFSTRICPRVSVRAAGLVCASRPLAGAVQQQRGMLKFLKQTIGLDDSGNENDPTPENRFHLWDQSPNQDIRERAAVIRARSKCPVTGEDVRYVCPKSGIPTHHSREAYESDATFQEQNKAEKLFMANIYEHDLRSGRDFPEFDLPGAQDKDDTVNFMNWDLFLYTRDFYSMDTEFQMAAVTKMLSYPVTIGSVLHTMSPYALKPNGPLTLEGLKSLAALRYSLFPIDKSRALNDRPIRLFILGARAESQLPPHVWKQLSYLIPTAKWELYFIGPEAYYDRDKHQYVQHSRPVEMKIDDTMTFKFYSDYFHVLHEAHDFFPYDPYLDAFFLFHPGLGAPEAMDQWAKSLPGLLESKCAIFSTGFHKDDLERDWNWLMDKFGSKLDVLLEPSENIFGSTKWELNDLNSTEVYQFNQQMFAFRGKRYHAIPQ; this is translated from the coding sequence ATGTTCTCGACACGAATCTGTCCACGAGTGTCTGTGCGAGCAGCAGGGCTGGTGTGCGCTTCTCGCCCACTCGCCGGCGccgtccagcagcagagaggCATGCTCAAGTTTCTCAAACAGACAATTGGTCTGGACGACAGCGGCAATGAAAATGATCCGACCCCCGAGAACCGGTTCCATCTGTGGGACCAGTCACCCAACCAGGATATTCGGGAGCGGGCCGCGGTGATCCGCGCCCGTTCCAAGTGTCCCGTGACCGGCGAGGACGTGCGATACGTCTGTCCCAAGTCCGGAATCCCCACCCATCACAGCAGAGAGGCCTACGAGTCGGATGCGACGTTCCAAGAGCAAAACAAGGCCGAAAAGCTTTTCATGGCCAACATCTACGAGCATGATCTGCGATCCGGTCGAGATTTCCCCGAGTTTGATCTCCCCGGAGCTCAGGACAAGGATGACACTGTCAACTTCATGAACTGGGATCTGTTTCTGTACACCCGAGACTTTTACTCCATGGATACCGAGTTCCAGATGGCAGCCGTGACCAAGATGCTGTCATACCCCGTCACAATCGGCTCCGTGCTGCACACAATGTCCCCTTACGCTCTCAAGCCTAACGGTCCTCTGACCCTCGAGGGTCTCAAATCCCTGGCTGCTCTGCGATACTCTCTGTTCCCCATCGACAAGTCCCGTGCTCTGAACGATCGACCCATCCGATTGTTCATTCTGGGCGCCCGAGCCGAGTCCCAGCTGCCCCCCCACGTGTGGAAACAGCTCTCGTATCTCATCCCTACCGCCAAGTGGGAGCTGTACTTCATTGGTCCTGAGGCCTACTACGACCGAGACAAGCACCAGTACGTGCAGCACTCGCGACCCgtggagatgaagatcGACGACACCATGACCTTCAAGTTCTACTCGGACTACTTCCATGTGCTCCACGAGGCTCATGATTTCTTCCCTTACGACCCCTACCTGGATGCATTCTTCCTGTTCCACCCCGGTCTGGGAGCCCCCGAGGCCATGGATCAGTGGGCCAAGTCGTTGCCCGGTCTGCTGGAGTCCAAGTGtgccatcttctccaccgGTTTCCACAAGGATGACCTTGAGCGAGACTGGAACTGGCTGATGGACAAGTTTGGCTCCAAGCTGGACGTGCTGCTGGAGCCCTCAGAGAACATCTTTGGCTCGACCAAGTGGGAGCTCAACGATCTCAATTCTACGGAGGTTTACCAGTTTAACCAGCAAATGTTTGCTTTCCGAGGCAAGCGATACCACGCCATTCCCCAGTAA
- a CDS encoding uncharacterized protein (Compare to YALI0E32494g, similar to Saccharomyces cerevisiae YMR31 (YFR049W); ancestral locus Anc_3.572,gnl|GLV|YALI0E32494g [Yarrowia lipolytica] similar to uniprot|P19955 Saccharomyces cerevisiae YFR049W RT31 40S ribosomal protein YMR-31 mitochondrial precursor) produces the protein MRATRVLLRTPMIKFLGKRPTNVKVDHTPRPHPLSPTGSLPPSFTAATIPLNKGSSSNYSPPGDGEFASRRELSKRFQYRPFSENEINEVNSGGAFF, from the exons ATGAGAGCCACCAGAGTCCTTTTGAGAACCCCAATGATCAAGTTCCTGGGCAAGCGACCCACCAACG tcaAAGTGGACCACACCCCACGACCCCATCCCTTGTCGCCGACCGGATCTCTACCACCATCATTCACCGCTGCCACCATCCCTCTCAACAAGGGCTCCAGCAGTAACTATTCCCCTCCTGGAGACGGCGAGTTTGCTTCTCGACGAGAGCTGTCCAAGCGATTCCAGTACCGACCCTTCTCCGAGAACGAGATCAACGAGGTCAACTCCGGCGGTGCTTTCTTTTAA
- a CDS encoding uncharacterized protein (Compare to YALI0E32417g, similar to Saccharomyces cerevisiae INO4 (YOL108C); ancestral locus Anc_3.75, weakly similar to CA2723|IPF4805 Candida albicans IPF4805) has product MHLSHPQEKQVFITTPSPSSSVSTQSTASSSLSLFHTADSDLSASEEDDFPYHATTHTNIKPGVSFSATSGTMMSALSPVSVQSPSTVFMMKEPAQAQAQMSHDNNNNNNSSSHVTTPKHNAAPVTKSDDPFDVDNYPTDFDSAFLNLSPTMGMGPGDGMDGIPLFNAEEESAFSSFLDNVALDPNFIFEPNLSDALPKWPESKPWGPNDSHKPRTDKFTKFGNSPGLDLLAANSPDAVNIHERLLKHESKEYLSPNHNDYAQSDSRAQALAMAETQGYGQLKHKESRSSLSQPSSLHNNSVTGSSVTTTRPSPQTSGPSPVSSGTSAASSAPMGLHFGSDPAFGGSSFQPNSGTPALKKVRGFDELPPAVHEGHGHMHMQPQRMVTGLEGVVNPKLVVAAAQMSQGVTDQNIFMLKRRKSDNMAASMNSNVPHDIYAPVPHAEQMYHMQQQQQQQHLHQQQQQQHHQQSQNQHIQQQQQQQQHQMHHPHHTQQHFQARMHFGDGMDGEVSMSTVSQAGLHMNSNPSMLFPDKDALADSYQQQQQQMHSQHNPPSHHPQHNQQQQQQPQVKTEQNMSASPTPGSPNLTEDQKRMNHISSEKRRRDLIKQEFEEMCGLVPRLAANSDEKGKRRHGHRGRMPKDSDKDKDTGTKSKSILLSIVYEYMCELVERNKAMRGMITEKGGYHSDIANALHPPKIDE; this is encoded by the coding sequence ATGCACCTTTCCCACCCACAGGAGAAACAAgtcttcatcaccactccGTCCCCGTCGTCCTCTGTTTCAACCCAGTCCACCGCCTCGTCGTCACTGTCGCTATTCCACACGGCAGACTCCGATCTCTCCGCctccgaagaagacgactttCCGTACCACGCAACAACCCACACAAATATAAAGCCTGGTGTGTCTTTCTCCGCCACCTCAGGCACAATGATGAGTGCGTTATCCCCTGTCTCGGTGCAGTCTCCGTCGACCGTTTTCATGATGAAGGAACCCGCACAGGCACAGGCCCAGATGTCCcacgacaacaacaacaacaacaacagtaGCAGCCATGTCACCACCCCTAAACACAACGCCGCCCCTGTAACCAAATCAGACGACCCCTTCGATGTCGACAACTACCCCACCGACTTTGACTCCGCCTTCCTCAACCTGTCGCCCACCATGGGGATGGGCCCCGGCGACGGCATGGATGGTATTCCGCTGTTCAACgcagaggaggagtccgCTTTCTCGTCCTTCCTCGACAACGTGGCTCTGGATCCTAACTTCATCTTCGAGCCCAATCTCTCTGATGCCCTGCCCAAGTGGCCCGAATCGAAACCCTGGGGCCCCAACGACTCGCATAAGCCACGAACCGACAAGTTCACCAAGTTTGGCAACTCTCCCGGTCTCGATTTGCTCGCTGCCAATTCCCCCGACGCAGTTAACATCCACGAACGCCTACTGAAACACGAGTCGAAGGAGTATCTCAGCCCCAACCACAACGACTATGCTCAGAGCGACTCGCGGGCCCAGGCGCTCGCCATGGCTGAAACACAGGGCTACGGACAGCTAAAACACAAAGAAAGCCGCTCATCGTTATCACAGCCCTCGTCGCTACACAACAACAGCGTGACGGGGTCGTCAGTCACAACCACACGTCCCTCGCCACAAACGTCGGGACCCTCCCCCGTGTCGTCGGGCACGTCAGCGGCGTCGTCCGCACCCATGGGCCTTCATTTCGGCTCAGACCCTGCATTTGGAGGCTCCAGCTTCCAGCCCAACAGCGGCACCCCAGCCCTCAAAAAGGTGCGGGGCTTCGACGAGCTGCCCCCTGCCGTCCACGAGGGACACGGGCACATGCACATGCAGCCACAACGCATGGTGACCGGTCTGGAGGGTGTAGTCAACCCCAAGCTGGTGGTTGCAGCTGCACAGATGAGCCAGGGCGTGACGGACCAGAACATCTTCATGCTCAAGCGACGAAAGTCGGACAACATGGCTGCAAGCATGAACTCGAACGTGCCACACGATATCTATGCTCCCGTCCCACATGCTGAGCAGATGTATCATatgcaacaacaacagcaacagcagcatctccaccagcaacagcagcaacaacatcaccaacaatCACAAAATCAGCATatccaacaacagcagcaacagcagcagcatcagaTGCACCACCCTCACCATACACAGCAGCACTTCCAGGCACGAATGCACTTTGGCGACGGCATGGATGGCGAGGTGTCCATGAGTACCGTCTCTCAGGCGGGTTTGCACATGAACTCCAACCCTAGCATGTTGTTCCCCGACAAGGATGCTCTAGCAGACTCgtaccagcagcagcagcagcaaatgCATAGTCAACACAACCCTCCTTCGCATCATCCTCAGcacaaccagcagcagcagcagcaaccgCAGGTCAAGACTGAGCAGAATATGTCTGCATCGCCTACTCCGGGATCTCCCAACCTCACGGAGGACCAGAAACGTATGAACCACATCTCTTCCGAAAAGCGACGGCGGGATCTCATCAAGCAGGAGTTTGAGGAAATGTGCGGCCTGGTGCCTCGTCTGGCTGCAAACAGCGATGAGAAGGGCAAGCGACGCCATGGTCATCGAGGACGTATGCCCAAGGACTcggacaaggacaaggataCTGGAACCAAGTCCAAGTCGATTCTACTATCGATTGTGTACGAATACATGTgcgagctggtggagcgAAACAAGGCCATGCGGGGCATGATCACCGAAAAGGGCGGATATCACAGCGATATCGCCAATGCTCTTCATCCTCCCAAGATTGATGAGTAA
- a CDS encoding uncharacterized protein (Compare to YALI0E32505g, similar to Saccharomyces cerevisiae PRE4 (YFR050C); ancestral locus Anc_3.574, similar to uniprot|P30657 Saccharomyces cerevisiae YFR050c PRE4 Proteasome component), with amino-acid sequence MEQSPINWGRPRDDIYGHYSDAISQAPNTHSLPKKHTQQPTVTGSSVIGIKFDKGVVVAADTLASYGSLARFDNMDRLTQVGDSTIVGIGGDVSDMQYVQRLLEELEIEENYDNSGDQSLHSENIFNYLSKVYYNRRSKMDPLWNAVLVGGVDSKDEPFLSHVDLLGVTFSSPALATGFGAYLALPLLRQLVPYPDSYKNVTEADARAMVEKCMKVLFYRDARSIDKYDVATITKGNVKIEKDIKCKDQNWRFAEDIRGYGRTTS; translated from the coding sequence ATGGAGCAATCACCAATCAATTGGGGCCGTCCAAGAGACGACATTTACGGCCACTACTCGGATGCCATCTCGCAGGCCCCCAACACTCACTCGCTGCCCAAGAAACACACACAGCAGCCCACAGTTACCGGTTCTTCTGTGATTGGAATCAAGTTCGATAAAGGCGTGGTTGTGGCTGCTGACACCCTGGCCTCCTACGGTTCGCTGGCTCGGTTCGACAACATGGATCGATTGACCCAGGTCGGCGATTCCACCATTGTTGGCATTGGAGGCGACGTTTCAGACATGCAGTACGTCCAGAgactgctggaggagctagAGATCGAGGAGAACTACGACAACAGCGGCGACCAGTCGCTGCACTCGGAAAACATCTTCAACTACTTGTCCAAGGTCTACTACAACCGAAGATCAAAGATGGATCCTCTGTGGAACGCCGTCCTTGTGGGCGGTGTTGACAGCAAGGACGAGCCCTTTCTGAGCCACGTCGACCTGCTCGGCGTCACCTTCAGCTCTCCCGCTCTGGCAACGGGCTTTGGTGCCTACTTGGCCCTGCCTCTGCTGCGACAGCTGGTGCCTTACCCCGACTCATACAAGAACGTGACGGAGGCTGACGCTCGAGccatggtggagaagtgCATGAAGGTTCTCTTTTACCGAGATGCCCGGTCCAtcgacaagtacgacgtGGCCACTATAACCAAGGGCAATGTCAAGATCGAGAAGGATATCAAATGCAAGGATCAGAACTGGCGGTTTGCTGAAGACATCAGAGGATACGGTCGAACCACCTCTTAG
- a CDS encoding uncharacterized protein (Compare to YALI0E32461g, weakly similar to CAGL0C01067g Candida glabrata IPF 9648.3), which produces MPSINILCSSALPFVPTKFQIDAHEHETVLVVKKRLCQKLVELQRQGSVETSTESYNREQEHLGNPGNLKLIFGGKILPDANELPNLAATNPTFHLHLLPVSLDKEKLSIIERFRRGSTSKGDANGGAESSGSTPAESQTMYNVRLLSNQAKPTIHYNVQQQSLYNMDGEASLADLKHLLINSLGNDTAVKSLDLAIQRKFVVFNSKGQDFSDDTMKVKDINNFGRPPHSQGTNVVIFYRFVLGEFEEYQMEGENEVLEKPAEAQSTPVKSNNPFNKEVQQQQQQQQQVKSMVEPDGSLIQFDRETAAVSVATSPSAALSGNPLAGAFTAQLNLDNEGKGKEVAEEVDEEGDVEMKEGKPVQVETVETPVPTPTIKHLFIKDTSLGDFHLNPTDVKTGSCTESEWVAISPREMTRLKRMYREFGNSETEPKRRKSGEFTRETGEAVASGRDMAGRGLPGRGMGQQIGTGASTPSSASAASNPSTSSESNSGPSSSSSSDSHANNHPHTSNHSHTHNHNHSHAHVHPTPNSHLHNDTANSTDTEAEVIQTPPRGAAHSPGNTTPASDQYRQFQQFLRWADTQHEDHTEPAEFDYRQFQQFLQWGQVQPPTQQPLVDFSFRLRISPPPWNIRQRIREMIPPRDQLRQRAVVAVRQLGEVLVFLLQLFVFYIMVLGRINNDYMFYASCGLTVIIFVGYRFRHHLERFRPASFNVGSEELSRVAQIFPAVNYDQEEPAAGGNNEAVREALENPDNRHARGVRIGAAFFGSMIPAVHSRWLADNRQRRVQLDALIRQREREGEETQTQEGEDNEGDEGNNRAEQNE; this is translated from the coding sequence ATGCCTTCGATCAACATTCTCTGTTCGTCTGCTCTGCCGTTTGTGCCTACCAAGTTCCAGATAGATGCTCATGAGCATGAGACGGTTCTGGTGGTCAAAAAACGGCTTTGCCAGAAACTGGTCGAGTTACAGAGACAGGGAAGTGTCGAAACGTCCACAGAGTCTTACAACCGAGAACAGGAGCATTTGGGCAACCCGGGCAATCTGAAGCTGATTTTCGGAGGAAAGATCTTGCCCGACGCCAATGAACTGCCCAATTTGGCGGCCACAAACCCCACGTTCCATCTTCATTTGCTGCCTGTTTCcctcgacaaggagaaacTGAGCATTATTGAGAGGTTTCGAAGAGGAAGCACTAGTAAGGGCGATGCGAATGGAGGAGCAGAGAGTTCTGGATCGACACCAGCGGAGTCTCAGACCATGTACAACGTCCGACTACTTTCGAATCAAGCAAAGCCCACGATTCACTACAACGTCCAGCAACAGAGTCTGTACAACATGGACGGTGAGGCGTCTCTTGCTGACCTGAAGCATCTGCTCATCAACTCTCTGGGCAATGACACTGCTGTCAAGTCGCTGGATTTGGCTATTCAGCGCAAGTTTGTGGtcttcaactccaagggCCAAGATTTCTCAGACGACACCATGAAGGTCAAGGATATCAACAACTTTGGGCGTCCTCCTCACTCGCAAGGCACGAACGTGGTGATATTTTACCGGTTTGTCCTCGGCGAATTCGAGGAGTACCAGATGGAGGGTGAGAACGAGGTGCTTGAGAAGCCTGCTGAGGCTCAATCAACCCCCGTCAAGTCCAACAACCCTttcaacaaggaggttcagcagcagcagcagcagcagcagcaagtCAAGAGTATGGTTGAACCTGATGGGTCATTGATTCAGTTTGACCgagaaactgctgctgtttctgtcgcTACTTCACCATCTGCTGCGCTCTCTGGCAACCCCCTCGCTGGCGCATTTACAGCCCAGCTGAATCTGGACAATGAGGGAAAGGGCAAGGAGGTTGCTGAGGAAGTTGATGAGGAGGGTGATGTTGAGATGAAGGAAGGGAAGCCTGTTCAAGTTGAGACCGTTGAGACACCGGTCCCTACGCCCACCATCAAGCACCTCTTCATCAAGGACACCAGTCTCGGAGACTTCCATCTCAACCCCACAGATGTCAAGACAGGTAGCTGCACAGAATCCGAGTGGGTGGCTATTTCGCCTCGAGAAATGACCAGGCTCAAGCGAATGTACAGAGAATTTGGTAACTCGGAAACTGAGCCTAAGCGACGGAAGTCAGGCGAGTTTACCAGAGAGACAGGAGAGGCTGTTGCCTCTGGAAGAGATATGGCCGGCAGAGGCCTACCTGGAAGAGGTATGGGTCAGCAAATTGGAACGGGTGCTTCTacaccttcttctgcttcgGCTGCTTCTAACCCTTCTACCTCTTCGGAATCCAACTCTGGACCCAGTtcgagctcttcttccgacTCTCACGCCAACAACCACCCCCATACCAGCAACCATTCCCAcacccacaaccacaaccacagccacGCACATGTTCACCCAACTCCCAATAGTCACCTGCACAATGATACAGCCAACtcgacagacacagagGCTGAGGTGATACAAACTCCCCCTAGAGGAGCCGCTCACTCGCCTGGAAACACCACTCCTGCATCTGACCAGTACCGTCAATTCCAACAGTTTCTGAGATGGGCTGACACCCAGCATGAGGACCACACAGAGCCTGCGGAGTTTGACTACCGTCAGTTCCAGCAATTCCTCCAGTGGGGTCAGGTCCAGCCTCCCACACAGCAACCCCTTGTTGACTTCTCGTTCCGGCTGAGAATCtcgcctcctccttggaaTATTCGTCAGCGAATTCGGGAGATGATTCCCCCCCGCGACCAACTTCGTCAGCGTGCGGTTGTGGCTGTTCGCCAGCTTGGCGAAGTGCTTGTCTTCCTACTACAGCTTTTTGTCTTTTACATAATGGTTCTGGGTCGTATTAACAACGACTATATGTTCTATGCGTCGTGTGGTCTCACTGTGATCATCTTTGTGGGTTACCGTTTTCGGCACCATCTGGAGCGGTTTCGTCCTGCGAGCTTCAACGTGGGTTCTGAGGAATTATCTCGAGTTGCCCAGATTTTTCCTGCCGTGAACTACGACCAGGAggaacctgctgctggaggtaACAACGAGGCTGTTCGAGAGGCTCTGGAAAATCCTGACAACCGGCATGCTCGGGGCGTCCGAATTGGCGCTGCCTTCTTTGGCTCCATGATTCCCGCTGTCCATTCTCGATGGCTGGCTGATAACCGACAGCGACGAGTTCAGCTGGATGCATTGATTCGACAGCGAGAGCgtgaaggagaagagactcagactcaggAAGGAGAGGATAACGAGGGTGACGAGGGAAACAACCGAGCCGAACAAAATGAGTAA
- a CDS encoding uncharacterized protein (Compare to YALI0E32439g, similar to Saccharomyces cerevisiae HRT3 (YLR097C); ancestral locus Anc_8.281, weakly similar to uniprot|Q12347 Saccharomyces cerevisiae Chromosome XII reading frame ORF YLR097C), translating into MFIKHYFTHHDFDPLLTATAFDVTTMTNLNLAHPSGSFQTRVAKSVERAKQNTTTHSGSESAEELRDREERALEVFARAADLEAQGKLNDALQEYSRSFKIHDRVDLLYRSRLKYKTPAGLTTGYADQNDAEDAEEEQEPDGPCFLLEAPSEIIIDILEHLAIQNTLDFVHFSATCKRVYDLAKTERIWQQLSMLSFPDQVMSEEYRQWLLSGGQETGEDDTEEQELSRQLAMVSLTDPEQHICDTLYASSWHYMYLTRPRLRYDGVYIAKCSYIRPGGTSNMTQAWNTPMILVEYYRYIRFFPGGKCFVMQKTTHPEEVVYTFGQDIPQTRRSRRKGNPEDTGAWATYKIMPDPGTNPNNHSAIALVEIPGSTIVKYYLRLGPALSKKAFDEGTDLERCGTQWRKMKWEKLSSTRVVEDDEEELEELPLSTKNEKSFYFSRVTFRNRDVHKK; encoded by the coding sequence ATGTTTATTAAACACTATTTTACACATCACGACTTCGATCCGTTACTGACAGCCACAGCCTTTGACGTCACAACAATGACCAACCTCAACCTGGCACACCCGTCCGGCAGCTTCCAGACGCGAGTGGCCAAGTCGGTTGAGCGTGCCAAGCAAAATACGACTACACACTCGGGTTCTGAGTCTGCCGAAGAGCTGAGAGATCGGGAGGAGCGCGCTCTGGAGGTTTTTGCCAGAGCTGCAGACCTGGAGGCCCAAGGCAAGCTCAACGACGCCCTCCAGGAGTATTCACGGAGTTTCAAGATCCATGACCGGGTCGATTTGCTTTACCGGTCGAGGTTAAAGTACAAGACACCTGCTGGATTGACTACAGGATATGCTGACCAGAACGATGCTGAGGACGCGGAAGAGGAACAGGAGCCTGATGGACCCTGTTTTCTGCTGGAGGCGCCGTCGGAGATTATCATTGACATTTTAGAACATCTGGCGATCCAAAACACGCTGGACTTTGTGCATTTTTCGGCTACTTGTAAGCGGGTGTATGATTTAGCCAAAACCGAACGCATCTGGCAGCAACTGAGCATGCTGAGCTTTCCAGACCAGGTCATGAGTGAGGAATATCGACAGTGGCTCTTGAGTGGTGGTCAAGAGACGGGGGAGGACGACACAGAAGAACAGGAGCTGAGTCGACAACTGGCAATGGTTTCCCTCACAGACCCAGAACAGCACATTTGTGATACCCTCTACGCCTCGTCATGGCATTATATGTATCTCACGCGGCCGCGGTTACGATACGATGGAGTCTATATCGCCAAATGTTCATATATTCGGCCTGGAGGTACCTCAAACATGACTCAAGCATGGAACACACCTATGATTTTGGTGGAGTACTACAGATATATTCGGTTCTTCCCTGGAGGCAAGTGTTTTGTGATGCAAAAGACAACCCACCCAGAAGAAGTGGTCTACACCTTTGGACAGGATATTCCCCAGACTCGCAGATCAAGACGAAAGGGTAATCCAGAAGATACAGGTGCATGGGCCACGTACAAGATCATGCCCGATCCAGGTACGAACCCCAACAACCACTCAGCTATTGCCCTAGTTGAGATTCCAGGATCCACCATTGTCAAGTACTATCTCAGACTGGGTCCAGCCTTGAGCAAGAAGGCGTTTGATGAAGGTACAGATCTGGAACGGTGTGGAACCCAATGGAGAAAGATGAAGTGGGAAAAGCTGTCAAGTACTCGGGTGGTTGAGGATGACgaagaggagctggaggagctgccgCTGTCAAcgaaaaacgaaaagtcgTTTTACTTTTCCCGAGTTACTTTCAGAAACCGTGACGTCCACAAGAAGTAG